A stretch of the Perca fluviatilis chromosome 17, GENO_Pfluv_1.0, whole genome shotgun sequence genome encodes the following:
- the gadd45gb.1 gene encoding growth arrest and DNA-damage-inducible, gamma b, tandem duplicate 1, whose amino-acid sequence MTLEEVLIQKTAERAQCTGQALEEVLVSAKDNDSLTVGVYECAKVMNLDPDSVSFCVLAMDEEFQCDIALQIHFTLIQSFCFDNDISIVRVSDVQRLAEIVGDKAEPLEDAHCVLITNPADGSWEDPALEKLHLFCEESRRLNDWVPEISLPER is encoded by the exons atgaCTCTCGAGGAAGTTCTGATCCAGAAAACCGCCGAGCGCGCCCAGTGCACCGGCCAAGCCCTGGAGGAGGTCCTGGTCTCCGCTAAAGACAACGACTCCCTCACCGTCGGTGTCTACGAGTGCGCAAAAGTTATGAATCT TGACCCGGACAGCGTGTCTTTCTGCGTCCTGGCCATGGACGAGGAGTTCCAGTGCGACATCGCCCTGCAGATCCACTTCACCCTCATCCAGTCCTTCTGCTTCGACAACGACATCAGCATCGTCCGAGTGAGCGACGTGCAGCGTCTGGCCGAGATCGTCGGCGACAAGGCGGAGCCGCTCGAAGACGCCCACTGCGTCCTCATCACG AACCCAGCTGACGGGTCTTGGGAGGACCCTGCTCTGGAGAAGCTGCACCTGTTCTGCGAGGAGAGCCGGCGTCTGAACGACTGGGTTCCTGAGATCAGCCTCCCCGAGCGTTGA
- the nim1kb gene encoding serine/threonine-protein kinase NIM1, with amino-acid sequence MPGSQYKMTVTKRHHSLYSLTDSSSAGAGLEDEEADGPPRLTPLQKLTADMCKDDKTIKDLMIGRRVGFYKVRGEIGSGTFSRVKLAFHALTKDKVALKILDKTRLDSQSQRLLSKEISSMECLQHPNVVCLYEVVETPSRLYLVLEYAGGGDLFNQIFTQGKLSDNASKVTFAQILSAIKYLHNNSIIHRDLKAENVLISCSGCVKVADFGFSTRLSNCNDTLDTFCGSPPYAAPELFRDECYLGPPVDVWAMGVLLFFMVTGTMPFRAETMGKLRRCILECAYTVPPWVPGPCQRLIKGILKAVPAERYAVDQMLGCDWLLPVEFPWSLVPPEPASPQQSLLDSEREDLEEEVRSSLEELGFSAAHRWNDVPKGSRSPVTGVYRILLRRAQRRRGSDSPPVVRGMVRDPRREGLRAYRGLRHTSKFCVLS; translated from the exons ATGCCTGGAAGTCAGTACAAGATGACAGTCACCAAGCGCCACCACAGCCTCTACAGCCTGACGGACAGCTCCAGCGCCGGCGCCGGCCTAGAGGACGAGGAGGCCGACGGCCCGCCGCGCCTCACCCCCCTGCAGAAGCTCACCGCCGACATGTGCAAGGACGACAAGACCATCAAGGACCTGATGATTGGCCGCAGGGTGGGCTTCTACAAGGTCCGCGGGGAGATCGGCTCTGGGACCTTCTCCCGGGTCAAACTGGCTTTCCACGCTCTGACTAAAG ACAAAGTGGCACTGAAGATCCTGGATAAGACGCGGCTGGACAGTCAGTCCCAGCGTCTGCTCTCCAAGGAGATCAGCAGCATGGAGTGCCTGCAGCACCCCAACGTGGTGTGTCTGTACGAGGTGGTGGAGACGCCGAGTCGCCTTTACCTGGTGCTGGAGTACGCGGGCGGAGGGGACCTCTTCAACCAGATATTCACCCAGGGAAAACTGTCCGACAACGCCAGCAAGGTCACCTTCGCCCAGATCCTTTCTGCCATCAAATATTTG CACAACAACAGCATCATTCACCGGGACCTGAAGGCCGAGAACGTTCTGATCAGCTGCAGCGGCTGCGTGAAGGTGGCCGACTTTGGATTCAGCACGCGGCTCTCGAACTGCAACGACACCCTCGACACCTTCTGTGGCTCGCCGCCCTACGCCGCCCCAGAGCTCTTCAGGGACGAGTGCTACCTGGGGCCCCCGGTGGACGTGTGGGCCATGGGGGTGCTGCTTTTCTTCATGGTGACCGGAACTATGCCGTTCCGCGCCGAGACCATGGGCAAGCTGCGGCGCTGCATCCTGGAGTGCGCCTACACTGTCCCTCCCTGGGTCCCCGGCCCCTGCCAGAGGCTCATCAAGGGAATCTTGAAGGCGGTCCCCGCTGAGCGCTACGCCGTCGACCAGATGCTGGGCTGCGATTGGCTCCTCCCCGTGGAGTTTCCCTGGTCGCTGGTGCCGCCCGAGCCGGCGAGCCCTCAGCAGAGCCTGCTGGACTCGGAGCGCGAGGACCTGGAGGAGGAGGTCCGGAGCTCGCTGGAGGAGCTCGGCTTCAGCGCGGCGCACCGGTGGAACGACGTGCCCAAAGGAAGCCGCAGCCCTGTCACCGGCGTTTATCGGATCCTGCTGCGCCGAGCCCAGAGGAGGAGGGGCAGCGACAGTCCCCCCGTGGTCCGGGGGATGGTGAGGGACCCCAGGAGGGAGGGGCTCCGGGCCTACAGGGGCCTCAGACACACCTCCAAGTTTTGTGTGCTTTCATGA